The window TTAAATAATCACCTGATTTTCTATTCCTTAATTTTATTAAAAGTTTTTAGTTTTATTTTCATTCATTATTGCCCTGAACGGAAAAAACAATAATTAAATCGTCTTATTTAAGATTCCGGAATTCCTTTTATTACAATTTCGGGCTTTGAAACGGAAGATGGGCTTCTCTTTAAATTTCTTAATTTATATAAAAAAAAGGGAAGCACATGTGCTTCCCTTTATAAAATTTAAAGAAAATGGGATTACATCATTCCACCCATTCCTCCTCCACCCATTGGAGGAGCAGCTGGAGCTTCTTCTTTAATGTCTGCTACCACACATTCGGTTGTCAATAACAATGCAGCAATAGATGCAGCATTTTCTAAAGCGAGACGAGTTACTTTAGTAGGGTCAATAACACCTGCTTTTAATAAGTCTTCGTAACTATCGGTTCTTGCATTGTAACCGAAATCTCCTTTAGAATCTTTGATTTTATTGATAACTACAGAACCTTCACCACCTGAGTTAGAAACGATTGTTCTAAGTGGAGCCTCAACAGCCTGTTTGATGATGTTGATACCGGTATCTTCATCTTCATTAAGACCTTTTAGATTTTCAAGGACTACAGACGCTCTGATAAGTGCTACACCACCACCTACAACTACACCTTCTTGTACAGCTGCTCTAGTAGCGTGAAGGGCATCATCAACTCTGTCTTTTTTCTCTTTCATTTCCACTTCAGTGGCCGCACCAATGTAAAGAATAGCAACTCCGCCTGATAGCTTAGCTAATCTTTCTTGAAGTTTTTCACGGTCGTAATCAGAAGTAGTTTTTTCTATTTGAGATTTGATCTCATTGATTCTAGCTTCAATTGCTGATTTTTCACCTGCACCATTAACAACAGTAGTGTTGTCTTTGTCGATGTTTACTTTCTCAGCAGTTCCTAGGTAATCAATGGTAACATTCTCAAGCTTGTAACCTCTTTCTTCAGAAATCACGGTACCTCCTGTAAGAGTAGCAATATCTTCTAACATTGCTTTTCTTCTGTCACCGAAACCTGGAGCTTTTACAGCTGCAACTTTCAGGGCACCTCTAATTTTGTTTACTACCAATGTAGCCAAAGCTTCACCGTCTACATCTTCTGCGATAATCAACAATGGTCTTCCTGACTGAGCAACTGGCTCCAACACAGGTAGCAATTCTTTCATTGCAGAAATTTTCTTATCGTAAATAAGGATGTATGGGTTTTCCAATTCAGCCTCCATTTTTTCAGTATTGGTGGTGAAATATGGAGAAAGGTATCCTCTGTCAAATTGCATACCTTCAACAGTTCTAACTTCTGTCTCAGTACCTTTAGCTTCTTCTACAGTGATCACACCATCTTTACCAACTTTTTGCATAGCATCTGCAATCATTTCACCGATTTCAGAGTCATTGTTGGCAGAAATAGTACCTACTTGTGCAATTTCTTTAGAGGTAGAGATTTCTTTAGAGGCAGCTCTTAACTCAGCAACAATTGCTTCTACAGCTTTGTCAATACCTCTTTTAAGATCCATTGGATTTGCGCCTGCAGCTACGTTTTTGATACCTACAGAAAAAATTGACTGTGTCAATACAGTGGCAGTAGTGGTACCGTCACCCGCATCGTCAGCAGTTTTAGAAGCTACTTCTTTTACCAATTGAGCGCCCATGTTTTCTATAGCGTCTTCTAGCTCAATTTCTTTGGCTACTGTCACACCATCTTTAGTAATGCTTGGAGCGCCAAATTTTTTGTCCAAAATTACATTTCTGCCTTTTGGTCCTAGTGTTACCTTAACTGCATCAGCAAGAGCGTCAACTCCTTTTTTTAGACGATCCCTTGCGTCGGTATTGAAAAATAATTCCTTAGCCATTTTTAAAATTTTTTTAATTTAAATTAATTCAACTTAATTATTAGACCTGTAATTAAAGAATAGCGAAGATGTCCGCTTCTCTCATGATCAAATAATCAGCACCTTCTACAGAAAGCTCAGTGCCGGCGTACTTACCATACAAAACAGTGTCGCCTACTTTTACAGTCAATGGCTCATCTTTTTTGCCATTTCCTACAGCTACTACTGTACCTTTTTGTGGTTTTTCTTTGGCAGTATCAGGGATATAAAGGCCTGAAGCCGTTTTTTCTTCTGCGGCAGCGGGTTCTACCAAAACCCTATCTGCTAGAGGTTGGATGTTAACTTTAGACATGTGATTTAGTTATTTTTAAAGTTTGATTTCTATAATACAAAATCCTTATTTACACTTTCTGTGCCAATCCATTATTTTACTTTTTTACTGACATAAAGTCTTGATTAGGCTTCAATCCTGTCAGGCCGGTCAAGAAAAGAATTTTGTAGTCCTGTCATTTTTGCGGTTGGGTGTTGCTAATCCTGACATATTTACGTATTTTATTTGAAAAAATTTAAAGTGATAAAATATGAGAAACTTATCAGACAACTGGATAGCTGAAGGCTTGATTGATTTTGAGTATAAAAAATATTTGCTTTTGGCCTATCTAAAGGAAGTTGAACGTGAATTCAAGTCAGTAAAACTTTACCCACCTCTGGCAGAGTTAATTTCGCATTACCAAAAACTTCAAAATTTTGATGCGAATAGAAATCAAATCAATTCAAAATTCCCTAAAGAAATTCAGTCAATTGATCTGAAAAAAGTATCCATTAACTATAAAAGTAAAACCGAAGATGATGAAACTATGAAAGAACTGGCAAGTATAATTAACTATGCTTTGCCTCAAATAAAAAAACACATTGAAGAGGGGAAAAGTATATATGATTTCATTGAAAATCAGTTGGAGATAGAACCGGTGGGACTATCCGCTCTTTACCAGAAAGAGGGTTATGCATTGGTCTCTAATGGTTACTCTAAAGAAATATTGGTGTACCGGTACAAAATTAATTTGTTTCAAAATAATTTGGACAAATACAGGGGCATTGCTCTCAAATTTATTGCTGCCATCAAGAAAAGTGTTACCAAAACCTGCAATCAGATAAAATTGGATTTGATCAAAAATTTCAAAGACCTGCCAAACCCGTCCACATGGCGTATTGTGTCAAAAAATGCTATTCCTTTGGAGCAAAGCTTACTGCCTATAAGCAAGCGTTTGCTACTTAAACATGTTGAAATAGAATAAAAAAAGGGAAGACTAGCTTCCCTTTTTTTATTCTATGTGTTTGATTGTTTCTAATCTTCCTTTTTCAATAGTGAGTTTTCATTGGAAACCAAAATTGGAGTAGGACTACTTTTTGCAGTACTTTCAACCGTAGTTTTTTCCTGAACGCCTTCTTTTTCTGCTTGTTCCCTCAGTTCTCTGTTTTTGATCACCTCATCTCCAGGCTTACCAAACAAGATTTGATAAACTTCTTTAGAATCTTTTGCCTTACGGATATCTTTCACAATGTCCACCCATTCATGAAACACCAAATAAACAGGGTTGTATGAAGTAACAGGTTTGGTGATGCCGTAGGTTGGTCTTTCTCTCTCTTCCATAAAGGTTCCAAAAATCCTGTCCCAAATGATAAAAGTGGAGCCGTAATTTTTATCTAAATAATGCTCGTCGCTTCCATGGTGAACCCTATGGTGGGATGGGGTTACAAAGAAGTATTCAATTGGCTTAGGAAGTTTATTGATGTATTCAGTATGAATCCAGAATTGATACAATACGGCCACTTGGTGACAGATAAAGAAAACGAATGGGTTGAAGCCCATCAGCATTACAGGTACAAAGAAAATAATTTTAATGTGTTGGGTCCAGCCTAAACGGAAGGATACAGAGAAATTATACTTTGCAGAGTTATGGTGGGTAATGTGTGTAGCCCACCAGAAACGTTGCTCGTGAGTGACCCTGTGGGCCCAATATCTGGCCAAGTCAATGGCAAAGAAACAAAAGATAAATGACCACCAGGTGGCAGGGATTTTCCATGGTACAATGTTCCAACAAAACAAGGCAACACCAAAAGTGAAGGCCTTGATCAATGCACTAATTCCTACATTCACCAGTCCAATAGTGGAGGCTGCCAAGAAATCTTTTTTATCGTAAGTGTCCTTTTTTTGATATAAGCTGATGCCCCATTCTATAAAAACCAATAAAAACATCACAGGAGCGGCCCATAAAATGACATTAGGCCATTTATCAGCGCCTAAATCTTCCAGACTTAAATGATTTTCAAACATAAATATAAACTTTGAGTTGTTTTTTTAGGATTTTAAAATGTCAATTTAATCATATTCCCGCTCATCTTCAATTTTTGTATCCTTAAATAATATTAAAATTTCAAATAAAAAAGGCCTGTTGATTTCAACAGGCCTTAAAATTTCGGTAAACAGAATTACTTATTCTTCAGTATCGGGGCTTGTTTCTTCTGTAGCATCTTCTTCATTTCCTTCAGCAGGCAAAATGGATTGGTCGTCAAAGGACGGAGTTAGAATTTGTTTTTGGGCATTCTCTACATTTGGAGAAGAAAACCCTGAGGAGCTACTGCTCTCGTGAAAGGCAGAAGAGCCCAGTGATAAAGCCAAAATTGCAATGGCTAAAACCCATGTAGCTTTTTCTAAAATATTCCCTGTTTTGGTGACACCCATGATTTGTGAGGCACTTCCGCCAAAAGCTGCTCCTGCACCCCCTTTAGAATTTTGACCTAAAATGACCAAAATTAATAAAACGGCCAAAACGATGATGATACTTATGATTACTGTAAACATGCTTGTTATATTATTTTATTCTCTTAACTTCTCAATTTGGTCTGCAAAGTAAGCCCTTTTCTTTGGAAAGTTCAATATTAATTTTTGATATATTTCCACGGCCTCATTTTTTTTGTTTTGCTTGAACAATAATTTGGCATAGGATTCTGAAAGCATACTGTGATTTAAATGAGTGCTTTGTTCAGACAAGTCAGGCAATGCAACAGACTCATCCAATTTATCTTTGGTGAGGCGAATAGGTTTCTCCTTAAATTCATCAATTAATTTTTGCTGGGCCTTTTTGTTTTTCTTCGTAGCAGGCTTTTTTGGCTTTTTATTGCTTTCCGTGGTAGGTTCTTTTTTCTCAACCTCTTTTTCTAGGACCTCCTCCTTTTTTTTTACTTGCTCTTGGTTGTTCGTATTGGATGAAGGA of the Cyclobacterium marinum DSM 745 genome contains:
- the groL gene encoding chaperonin GroEL (60 kDa chaperone family; promotes refolding of misfolded polypeptides especially under stressful conditions; forms two stacked rings of heptamers to form a barrel-shaped 14mer; ends can be capped by GroES; misfolded proteins enter the barrel where they are refolded when GroES binds); protein product: MAKELFFNTDARDRLKKGVDALADAVKVTLGPKGRNVILDKKFGAPSITKDGVTVAKEIELEDAIENMGAQLVKEVASKTADDAGDGTTTATVLTQSIFSVGIKNVAAGANPMDLKRGIDKAVEAIVAELRAASKEISTSKEIAQVGTISANNDSEIGEMIADAMQKVGKDGVITVEEAKGTETEVRTVEGMQFDRGYLSPYFTTNTEKMEAELENPYILIYDKKISAMKELLPVLEPVAQSGRPLLIIAEDVDGEALATLVVNKIRGALKVAAVKAPGFGDRRKAMLEDIATLTGGTVISEERGYKLENVTIDYLGTAEKVNIDKDNTTVVNGAGEKSAIEARINEIKSQIEKTTSDYDREKLQERLAKLSGGVAILYIGAATEVEMKEKKDRVDDALHATRAAVQEGVVVGGGVALIRASVVLENLKGLNEDEDTGINIIKQAVEAPLRTIVSNSGGEGSVVINKIKDSKGDFGYNARTDSYEDLLKAGVIDPTKVTRLALENAASIAALLLTTECVVADIKEEAPAAPPMGGGGMGGMM
- a CDS encoding co-chaperone GroES, producing the protein MSKVNIQPLADRVLVEPAAAEEKTASGLYIPDTAKEKPQKGTVVAVGNGKKDEPLTVKVGDTVLYGKYAGTELSVEGADYLIMREADIFAIL
- a CDS encoding sterol desaturase family protein translates to MFENHLSLEDLGADKWPNVILWAAPVMFLLVFIEWGISLYQKKDTYDKKDFLAASTIGLVNVGISALIKAFTFGVALFCWNIVPWKIPATWWSFIFCFFAIDLARYWAHRVTHEQRFWWATHITHHNSAKYNFSVSFRLGWTQHIKIIFFVPVMLMGFNPFVFFICHQVAVLYQFWIHTEYINKLPKPIEYFFVTPSHHRVHHGSDEHYLDKNYGSTFIIWDRIFGTFMEERERPTYGITKPVTSYNPVYLVFHEWVDIVKDIRKAKDSKEVYQILFGKPGDEVIKNRELREQAEKEGVQEKTTVESTAKSSPTPILVSNENSLLKKED
- the secG gene encoding preprotein translocase subunit SecG; this encodes MFTVIISIIIVLAVLLILVILGQNSKGGAGAAFGGSASQIMGVTKTGNILEKATWVLAIAILALSLGSSAFHESSSSSGFSSPNVENAQKQILTPSFDDQSILPAEGNEEDATEETSPDTEE